Genomic segment of Mucilaginibacter sabulilitoris:
GGGTGACTGAATTTTTGTTCATTAGTTCACATGTTCATTGGTCTTGTCTGGTTTTTATTGCGAACCAGCGAACTAAAACAAATGAATCAGTAAGCTAATAATTCACTACATTTGTCGCATCAATCAATATGAAATTTATTTATCAAACATGGTGGAAGGTCATAGCCGTTTTATTGGTGTTATCCACCTTTTACACAGGGTTGTTATTTAAGGCCCCCCGGCTGCCCATCATTCACGAAACTATACGTAACCTGTACTTTCATGTGCCCATGTGGATGGGAATGTTAACGGTGTTTGTGGTATCGGTATATTTCAGCATTAAATATTTACGTCATGGCAGGGAAGAAGATGACCTGGCATCGGTTGAATGTGTGAATACAGGTTTGCTGTTTTATTCGCTTGGGCTTTTAACCGGTATGCTGTGGGCAAAATACACCTGGGGCGAGTTTTGGAGCGGCGACCCTAAACAAAACAGCGCGGCTATAGCTTTTCTGTTGTACTGCGCTTACCTGGTGCTGCGTAACTCCATTGACGAGGAGCAAAAGAGAGCTAAAATATCGGCCATTTATAACATTTTCGCCTTCCCGGTAATGGTTGTGCTGATATTTGTTTTACCGCGGCTCACCGACTCATTGCACCCCGGTAGCGGCGGTAATCCCGCATTTGGAAAATATGACCTTGATAACGGTATGAAGATCGCTTTTTATCCGGCAATGCTGGGTTGGAGCTTTATTGCGCTATGGATAGCTACTATCCGTTACCGCATACGTTTAATTGAAAATAAAAGGAACGCTATAAATTAATATGAAAAAAATAATCTTTTTATTGTTTTTACTGGTGTGCTGTACTGCGGTTTTTGCTCAGCCTACCCAGCAGGTTGAAATGGCTGATACCATGCGCAGCTCGGGCAAAATATACGTAGTGATAGCTACCATTTGTATTATTTTCGCGGGCCTGGCCTTTTACCTGTTTTCTATCGATAGAAGATTAAAAAAAATCGAAAAGGAAAAGTAGTCTAAAAAATTTATCTATGTTGTTTAAACATAGATTTCGTGTTGTTGTTAAGATGTGTATAGCGCACACTAACTATAAAATATTTGCAATATTGATAAAAATAACGTCAAATTTGCGTACTTTTTTAAGAGTTTAATATTTATACAACAATTATGGCTACGAATATTTTAGTTGCTGACCAGGATACACACTTCTTTGGCGACGTATGTAAAAACTTTGATTACGCTGCACAATTTACCAAACATGACGCCGGTTTATTAGACCAGATTAAGTCATGTAACAGCGTTTACCGTTTCCGTTTCCCTATTCGCAAGGGCAACAGTTTTGAGGTAATTGACGCCTGGCGCGTTGAGCACTCTCACCACCAATCACCAACCAAAGGCGGTATCCGCTATAGCGAAATGGTAAATGAGGATGAGGTAATGGCGCTGGCCGCCCTCATGACCTACAAATGCGCCATTGTTAACGTACCTTTCGGGGGCGCTAAAGGTGGTATCAAAATCAACCCCAAAAACTATACTGTAGGCGAGCTGGAAAACATTACCCGCCGTTACACAGTAGAGCTGATCAAGAAGAACTTTATTGGTCCAAGCATCGATGTACCTGCACCTGATTATGGATCGGGCGAGCGTGAAATGAGCTGGATTGCCGATACTTATGCTACCATGAACCCGGGACAACTGGATGCCATGGGCGCGGTAACCGGTAAACCCATTGCCCTGCATGGTATAGCCGGCCGTCGTGAAGCT
This window contains:
- the ccsA gene encoding cytochrome c biogenesis protein CcsA; translated protein: MKFIYQTWWKVIAVLLVLSTFYTGLLFKAPRLPIIHETIRNLYFHVPMWMGMLTVFVVSVYFSIKYLRHGREEDDLASVECVNTGLLFYSLGLLTGMLWAKYTWGEFWSGDPKQNSAAIAFLLYCAYLVLRNSIDEEQKRAKISAIYNIFAFPVMVVLIFVLPRLTDSLHPGSGGNPAFGKYDLDNGMKIAFYPAMLGWSFIALWIATIRYRIRLIENKRNAIN
- a CDS encoding CcmD family protein, producing the protein MKKIIFLLFLLVCCTAVFAQPTQQVEMADTMRSSGKIYVVIATICIIFAGLAFYLFSIDRRLKKIEKEK